The Lipingzhangella halophila genome segment GTTCACCGCGGCGGCCAGGATCTCGGCCCGCTGGTAGCCGAACGTACGCTTCGTGCACGCTGGACGGCTGGCGATCCACACCGCCGCCAGGGCGAGCAGCACGCCGATGGAGTCGGTGACGGTGTGCCCGGCGTCGGCGAGCAGCGCCAGGCTGCCGGTGGTCGCCGCCCCGACGACCTGGACGCCGGCGACGCTCAGCATCATGAGCAGCACCACGGTGAGGCGTCCGCGATTGGCGGAACCCGCGGTCACGTGCCCGTGCCCGTGCCCGTGTCCGGCACCCATGTGCTCCCCCTGTTTCGTCCGAGGCATTGTTCAGCCGCCACTGTTTATACAGTCTAGGCTGTCAATACAGCAAACGGTGTACAATGATTTTCATGTTGACCTCCGACCAGCGGCTCTCCGCGATCCAGCGACTCGGTCGCGCCCTCGCCGACCCCACGCGATGCCGGCTGTTGCTGGCCCTGCTCGATGGTCCCGGCTACCCGGCCAAGCTGGCCGACGATCTGGGACTGACCAGGCAGAATGTCTCCAACCACCTTGCCTGCCTGCGCGAATGTGGGCTGGTGCGTACGACAGCGCTCGGAAGACAGGTGAGCTACGAACTGGTCGACGCCTCGCTGGCGCATGCGCTCGAGGACCTGCTGCGTGTCGTCTGGGGAGTGGCTGACGAGCACGTACCGCCCGGTGAGACCACGCCGATTCCGGTTAACTAGCTGCGTTCCGTCCTGTCT includes the following:
- the cmtR gene encoding Cd(II)/Pb(II)-sensing metalloregulatory transcriptional regulator CmtR, which encodes MIFMLTSDQRLSAIQRLGRALADPTRCRLLLALLDGPGYPAKLADDLGLTRQNVSNHLACLRECGLVRTTALGRQVSYELVDASLAHALEDLLRVVWGVADEHVPPGETTPIPVN